From the Amycolatopsis thermoflava N1165 genome, one window contains:
- a CDS encoding helix-turn-helix domain-containing protein, whose protein sequence is MLERYSVLRASDIDAFRTSVSQVLTPHRLTPHRGRGAVTADVAVAPLGPLSLVYGQHRGAELGVTLTEQIDYYDVNLSWGGHNRITCGADEIVVDRNTAGIISPSMPVSMRLSAEYRQLHVRIERAALEARLEELLDRPITTPLVFRPAMDLRAPAAGTWARAVTLLVGDLGTGTGLAAAWTLGDNPWSAFLMSGLLLAQPHNYSAQLAGSRAYAHRPGPLRRAVELIETQPGSDLSLERLARHAGVSSRSLQRHFQDHIGVSPREYVQRIRLARVRDELAAAGPGSGVTVTEVALRWGFTHVPRFAGAYRRRFGESPSTTLRALPEGTRTDTSNLQEEL, encoded by the coding sequence TTGCTGGAACGGTACTCGGTGCTGCGCGCCTCCGACATCGACGCGTTCCGGACGTCGGTGTCCCAGGTCCTCACCCCGCACCGGCTGACCCCGCACCGCGGACGCGGCGCAGTGACCGCCGATGTCGCCGTTGCCCCGCTGGGTCCACTCTCGCTGGTTTATGGCCAGCATCGCGGGGCCGAGCTCGGGGTGACGCTGACCGAGCAGATCGACTACTACGACGTCAACCTCTCGTGGGGCGGGCACAACCGCATCACCTGCGGCGCCGACGAGATCGTGGTGGACCGGAACACCGCCGGGATCATCTCACCGTCGATGCCGGTGAGCATGCGGCTGAGCGCCGAGTACCGGCAGCTCCACGTCCGGATCGAGCGCGCTGCGCTCGAGGCTCGCCTCGAGGAACTGCTCGACCGCCCGATCACGACGCCGTTGGTGTTCCGCCCCGCGATGGACCTACGCGCCCCGGCCGCCGGGACGTGGGCGCGGGCGGTGACTCTGCTGGTCGGCGACCTGGGAACGGGCACGGGGCTGGCGGCGGCTTGGACACTCGGCGACAACCCCTGGTCGGCGTTTCTGATGAGCGGCCTGCTGCTCGCCCAACCACACAACTACAGCGCCCAGCTCGCCGGCAGCCGCGCCTACGCCCACCGGCCCGGACCACTGCGGCGGGCTGTCGAGCTCATCGAGACCCAGCCCGGCAGCGACCTGTCATTGGAGCGGCTCGCGCGCCACGCCGGAGTGAGCTCTCGCTCGCTTCAACGCCATTTCCAAGATCACATCGGCGTCTCACCGCGCGAGTACGTTCAGCGCATTCGGCTCGCGCGTGTCCGCGACGAGCTCGCCGCCGCCGGTCCGGGATCCGGCGTGACGGTGACGGAGGTGGCCCTGCGATGGGGCTTCACCCACGTTCCGCGCTTCGCCGGCGCCTACCGACGCCGCTTCGGCGAGTCACCCTCGACCACCTTGCGCGCGCTCCCCGAGGGGACGCGCACCGACACTTCGAACCTTCAGGAGGAACTATGA
- a CDS encoding CmcJ/NvfI family oxidoreductase, whose protein sequence is MTTQALSSVTVPLQYADPAEPAGIFYAGQHAASTARFRSVDTTITNARPISEDFHLDVHGFALVEHQTKVQDFTDVEEVERVYKAELEELVKAATGAVKVVVFHTMARFEDGEKRGERPPARAAHADYDGASFEVWIRRAMGAEADEWLAGRWSEINVWRGIRPVERVPLAVADARTTGLDQYVPVPIHERPDQPTPFIGLNLVHHPNQRWYYFPDMQPDEALLFRLWDTDSSVPFPVAHSAIDDPTSRPDAAPRASVEARTVAFFG, encoded by the coding sequence ATGACCACACAGGCTCTTTCGTCCGTGACGGTGCCGCTGCAGTACGCAGACCCGGCCGAGCCTGCCGGGATCTTCTACGCCGGCCAGCACGCTGCTTCCACGGCCCGCTTCCGCTCCGTTGACACCACGATCACGAACGCCCGCCCGATCAGCGAGGACTTCCATCTCGACGTGCACGGGTTCGCTCTGGTCGAGCACCAGACGAAGGTGCAGGACTTCACCGACGTCGAGGAGGTGGAGCGGGTCTACAAGGCTGAACTCGAGGAGCTGGTCAAGGCGGCGACCGGTGCGGTGAAGGTCGTTGTCTTCCACACGATGGCGCGCTTCGAGGACGGCGAGAAGCGGGGCGAACGGCCACCGGCGCGCGCGGCGCACGCCGACTACGACGGCGCGAGCTTCGAGGTCTGGATCCGCCGGGCCATGGGCGCCGAGGCCGACGAGTGGCTGGCGGGACGCTGGTCGGAGATCAACGTGTGGCGCGGCATCCGTCCGGTCGAACGGGTTCCTCTCGCTGTCGCCGACGCCCGCACCACCGGTCTGGACCAGTACGTGCCGGTCCCGATCCACGAACGACCGGACCAGCCGACGCCGTTCATCGGCCTGAACCTCGTGCACCACCCGAACCAGCGCTGGTACTACTTCCCGGACATGCAGCCGGACGAGGCGCTGCTGTTCCGCCTCTGGGACACCGACTCCTCGGTACCGTTCCCGGTGGCGCACAGCGCGATCGACGATCCCACCTCGCGCCCCGACGCAGCCCCGAGGGCCAGCGTGGAGGCACGCACCGTCGCGTTCTTCGGCTGA
- a CDS encoding winged helix-turn-helix transcriptional regulator encodes MGKAYNIMAATCPSRTVLHRIGARWTVFVVNALEHGPMRFTELKAHISEITPKALTETLRAMQADGLLSRTDLGGNPPHVEYALTDLGRSLLVPLRAVRQWAEAHVPDILAAREQASAEDAY; translated from the coding sequence GTGGGTAAGGCGTACAACATCATGGCGGCGACCTGCCCGAGCCGCACCGTGCTACACCGCATCGGAGCGCGCTGGACTGTGTTCGTCGTCAACGCCCTGGAACACGGGCCGATGCGATTCACCGAACTCAAGGCTCACATCAGTGAGATCACGCCGAAGGCGCTGACCGAAACCCTGCGCGCCATGCAGGCCGACGGCCTGCTCTCCCGCACCGATCTGGGCGGCAACCCCCCACACGTCGAATACGCGCTGACCGACCTCGGCCGCTCCCTGCTGGTTCCGCTGCGCGCCGTGCGGCAGTGGGCCGAGGCCCACGTACCGGACATCCTCGCAGCTCGCGAACAGGCCAGCGCAGAGGATGCATACTAG
- a CDS encoding SDR family oxidoreductase, which produces MSENLTGKRILVVGGARGIGAEIVRRTEHAGARVVVAARSGAEVRIDVTDETAIAVAAESLGDFDHVISTASAHHDVPVAALEHDKIHAAFAAKVIGPLLLAKHFAPRMPAGGSFLFFSGIVGWKPKPGTVVKGAANATLAALVTHLAVELAPLRVNAIAPGITDSGAWDRLPDERRRALYNGAAAASLAGRVGTLDDVTDTTMWLLGAGRVTGETIHVDGGTRHQ; this is translated from the coding sequence ATGAGCGAGAACCTGACAGGCAAGCGAATCCTGGTGGTCGGCGGCGCCCGCGGCATCGGCGCCGAAATCGTCCGCCGCACCGAACACGCCGGCGCCCGCGTCGTCGTCGCGGCACGGTCCGGCGCAGAGGTGCGGATCGACGTCACCGACGAGACCGCCATCGCTGTAGCAGCGGAGTCCCTCGGCGACTTCGACCACGTGATCTCCACGGCGTCGGCTCACCACGACGTGCCGGTGGCTGCCTTGGAGCACGACAAGATCCACGCCGCGTTCGCTGCCAAGGTCATCGGTCCGCTGCTGCTGGCCAAGCACTTCGCGCCCCGAATGCCAGCCGGAGGGTCGTTCCTGTTCTTCTCCGGCATCGTGGGCTGGAAGCCCAAGCCCGGCACCGTCGTCAAAGGTGCCGCCAACGCCACCTTGGCCGCACTGGTCACCCACCTGGCCGTCGAGCTCGCGCCGTTGCGCGTCAACGCGATCGCGCCCGGCATCACGGACTCCGGCGCCTGGGACCGGCTCCCCGACGAGCGCCGCCGCGCCCTGTACAACGGCGCCGCCGCAGCATCCCTCGCCGGCAGGGTCGGGACTCTCGACGACGTCACCGACACCACCATGTGGCTCCTGGGGGCGGGACGGGTCACAGGCGAGACGATCCACGTCGACGGCGGCACCCGGCACCAGTGA
- a CDS encoding TetR/AcrR family transcriptional regulator translates to MGRWPGGTQQRLQEAAIKLFSESGYDSTTVADIAGTAGVTERTFYNHFADKRDVLFPDQQQFIAEVAEAVTAAPPGQPPLDTIVAALRHTADWFDQHRDAAQRRRKILDTRAELRERELAKMAALDTAIAAALRERGCPTGTATLTAVAAVAAYRLAVDTWLTDPEHRSLRQHLNWSFEELRAAAKNW, encoded by the coding sequence ATGGGACGATGGCCGGGCGGGACGCAGCAACGGCTGCAGGAAGCCGCGATCAAGTTGTTCTCCGAGAGCGGCTACGACTCGACCACGGTGGCCGACATCGCCGGGACCGCCGGAGTGACCGAGCGCACCTTCTACAACCACTTCGCCGACAAGCGCGACGTGCTCTTCCCCGATCAGCAGCAGTTCATCGCCGAAGTCGCCGAAGCGGTGACCGCAGCACCCCCCGGCCAACCCCCGCTCGACACGATCGTCGCCGCCCTCCGGCACACGGCCGACTGGTTCGACCAACACCGCGACGCGGCGCAGCGCCGCCGGAAGATCCTCGACACCCGCGCGGAACTGAGGGAACGCGAACTGGCCAAGATGGCCGCGCTCGACACGGCGATCGCGGCCGCACTGCGCGAACGGGGATGCCCGACCGGTACCGCGACCCTGACCGCGGTGGCCGCGGTGGCCGCCTATCGACTGGCCGTCGACACCTGGCTGACCGACCCGGAGCATCGCTCGCTCAGGCAGCACCTGAACTGGAGTTTCGAAGAACTGCGTGCCGCAGCGAAGAATTGGTGA
- a CDS encoding MBL fold metallo-hydrolase, protein MATSTSALDVPVAGLRATSTARLPYQHNVLLRSFLLERPAGNVLVCNSPGLTADAKAIDDLGGALMLLINHEHEAMYGAPAGAVPAFVHERDSASTARQMQVAGTFDRRQLLAEDLEAIPTPGHTAGTTSYLWDSGAHRFLFTGDFIWIEDGQWKAVLLDPDLREQYLDSLALVCDLDFDVLVPWGVSDNGPCFAMTDKGDTRRRIDAIITRIEAGGDR, encoded by the coding sequence ATGGCCACCTCAACCTCAGCTCTCGACGTTCCCGTCGCAGGCCTGCGCGCCACCAGCACTGCGCGCCTGCCGTACCAGCACAACGTGCTGCTGCGGTCGTTCCTGCTCGAGCGCCCTGCCGGCAACGTGCTCGTGTGCAACTCCCCGGGCCTGACCGCGGACGCTAAGGCCATTGACGACCTCGGCGGAGCGTTGATGCTGTTGATCAACCACGAACACGAAGCCATGTACGGCGCCCCCGCCGGTGCCGTGCCCGCGTTCGTCCATGAGCGCGACAGCGCTTCGACGGCGCGGCAAATGCAGGTCGCCGGTACCTTCGACCGCAGGCAACTGCTCGCCGAAGACCTGGAAGCGATCCCCACCCCCGGCCACACCGCCGGCACCACCAGCTACCTGTGGGACAGTGGCGCGCACCGCTTCCTGTTCACCGGCGACTTCATCTGGATCGAGGACGGGCAGTGGAAGGCCGTCCTGCTGGACCCGGATCTGCGCGAGCAGTACCTCGACAGCCTGGCCCTGGTCTGTGACCTCGACTTCGACGTCCTCGTGCCCTGGGGCGTCTCGGACAACGGCCCATGCTTCGCCATGACGGACAAAGGCGATACCAGGCGCCGCATCGATGCGATCATCACCCGCATCGAAGCGGGCGGAGACCGCTAA
- a CDS encoding alcohol dehydrogenase produces the protein MTSYRTRSIQLHDFGTPPTLTQHENDAPNGSEVLVQVTGAGVCHSDLHLQDGYYDLGGGEHLSFRQRVTFPVTPGHEISGVVVARGEDATDATIGQEVLVCPWVGCGDCPRCIRGHENLCRNSQFLGVNRDGGYAEHVLVPHSRYLIELGDLDPARAAPLTCSGLTTYSAIGKFGNELNKEPLVIFGAGGLGLMAVGLLTIMGKARPVVVEIDPERRSAALAAGAQAAIDPTDGDADEQIRAAVGGPVLAILDVVGAGATFAQSYRLIEKGGRIVIAGLLGGDTRLQVPLIPMRSISIEGSYIGTLDELRELVTLVRTHGLPDIPVHTRALPEAPQAMEELRSGSVVGRFVLVP, from the coding sequence ATGACCTCCTACCGCACTCGGTCGATTCAGCTCCACGACTTCGGTACCCCGCCGACGCTGACACAGCACGAAAACGACGCCCCGAACGGATCCGAAGTCCTCGTTCAAGTCACCGGAGCGGGGGTGTGCCACAGCGATCTGCATCTGCAGGACGGCTACTACGACCTCGGGGGCGGCGAGCACCTCTCCTTCAGACAACGGGTCACCTTCCCGGTGACACCGGGCCATGAAATCTCCGGCGTCGTCGTTGCGCGTGGAGAAGACGCCACCGACGCAACGATCGGACAGGAGGTCCTTGTATGCCCGTGGGTGGGTTGCGGCGATTGTCCGCGATGCATTCGCGGGCACGAAAACCTTTGCCGCAACTCCCAATTCCTTGGAGTCAACCGTGACGGTGGATACGCCGAGCACGTGCTCGTGCCCCACTCCCGGTACCTGATCGAACTCGGAGACCTCGACCCTGCCCGGGCCGCTCCGCTGACCTGCTCTGGGCTGACCACCTACAGTGCGATCGGAAAGTTCGGCAACGAACTGAACAAGGAGCCACTGGTGATCTTCGGTGCGGGCGGGCTCGGACTGATGGCCGTGGGTCTGCTCACCATCATGGGCAAGGCCCGTCCCGTCGTCGTCGAGATCGACCCCGAACGCCGGTCCGCCGCCCTTGCGGCGGGAGCGCAGGCGGCCATCGACCCAACGGACGGGGACGCCGATGAGCAGATCCGAGCCGCCGTCGGTGGGCCAGTGCTGGCGATTCTCGACGTCGTTGGAGCCGGCGCAACGTTCGCCCAGTCTTACCGGCTGATCGAAAAGGGAGGCCGCATCGTGATCGCCGGCCTACTCGGCGGAGACACCCGATTGCAGGTACCGCTCATACCAATGCGCTCAATCAGTATCGAAGGTTCCTATATCGGGACACTCGATGAATTGCGTGAGCTCGTTACCCTCGTCCGCACCCACGGACTTCCCGACATCCCGGTACACACCCGCGCGTTGCCCGAAGCTCCCCAAGCCATGGAAGAGCTCCGCTCGGGTTCTGTGGTCGGGCGATTCGTGCTCGTGCCCTAG
- a CDS encoding NAD-dependent succinate-semialdehyde dehydrogenase: MSASDHLRAQLFIAGQWRDGGAGTVNDLVNPATDEVLGTTPRASIQDLDDAANAADEAFRGWSRTSAVERSAILNKTAALLRERTESIARDLTREQGKPLAEAELEVALSAETFEWFAAEALRSYGRTMPARFSGQRQMVINQPLGPVLALTPWNFPILLPARKIAAALAAGCTVIIKPAEETPSPTVAIAQALHDAGLPAGALNVVLGVPSEISRHLIAAKAIRKISFTGSTTVGRHLAGLAAQYAKPSTMELGGHAPVVIFADADLDKTVAACVAGKTRNAGQVCTSPTRFIVHESIRDEFVVRFGQAMSELKVGEGLDPGVQMGPLANGRRLVAVGELVDDAAAQGAEIVTGGSRIGTTGNFFQPTLIADAPFTARAMNEEPFGPVALVNSFTDVEDALAQAHRLDVGLAGYVFTQSADTAMAMGEELQAGGIGINSFSVSSIEAPFGGLKDSGYGYEGGYEGLDGYQHHKYINHVA; this comes from the coding sequence ATGAGCGCATCTGATCACCTGCGGGCTCAGCTGTTCATCGCCGGACAGTGGCGAGACGGCGGCGCGGGTACCGTCAACGATCTCGTCAATCCCGCCACCGATGAGGTGCTGGGAACCACACCGCGCGCCAGCATCCAGGATCTTGACGACGCCGCGAATGCTGCCGACGAGGCCTTCCGCGGATGGTCACGCACCAGCGCCGTCGAGCGGTCCGCCATCCTGAACAAAACCGCAGCACTGCTGCGTGAGCGCACCGAATCCATCGCTCGCGATCTGACAAGGGAACAGGGCAAGCCGCTGGCAGAAGCAGAGCTGGAAGTTGCCCTCAGCGCCGAAACCTTTGAATGGTTCGCCGCCGAGGCCTTGCGCTCCTACGGGCGCACCATGCCCGCACGATTTTCCGGTCAGCGCCAAATGGTGATCAATCAGCCGCTGGGGCCCGTGCTCGCACTTACACCGTGGAACTTTCCGATCCTGCTGCCCGCCCGCAAGATCGCCGCCGCCCTCGCCGCAGGGTGCACCGTTATCATCAAACCCGCAGAAGAAACCCCCAGCCCTACCGTGGCCATCGCTCAAGCTCTCCACGACGCCGGCCTTCCCGCCGGAGCCCTCAACGTCGTCCTCGGTGTGCCTTCGGAGATTTCTCGCCACCTCATTGCCGCGAAGGCGATCCGTAAGATCAGCTTCACCGGATCCACTACAGTAGGACGGCACCTCGCCGGACTCGCAGCGCAGTATGCCAAGCCCAGCACCATGGAACTGGGCGGCCACGCACCAGTCGTCATCTTTGCCGACGCCGACCTCGATAAAACCGTTGCCGCCTGCGTCGCTGGAAAGACCCGCAACGCCGGTCAGGTCTGCACCTCCCCCACCCGTTTCATCGTCCACGAATCCATCCGTGACGAGTTCGTGGTCCGCTTCGGCCAGGCCATGTCCGAACTCAAAGTCGGCGAAGGCCTGGATCCCGGCGTGCAGATGGGTCCATTGGCCAACGGTCGTCGCCTCGTCGCAGTCGGCGAACTCGTCGATGACGCCGCAGCACAGGGAGCTGAGATCGTCACCGGCGGCAGCCGCATCGGTACCACCGGGAACTTCTTCCAGCCCACCCTGATCGCCGATGCCCCTTTCACCGCCCGAGCCATGAACGAAGAGCCATTCGGCCCCGTAGCCCTGGTCAACTCCTTCACTGATGTGGAAGACGCGCTCGCCCAGGCGCATCGCCTAGACGTGGGACTGGCCGGATACGTCTTCACACAGTCTGCCGACACTGCCATGGCCATGGGCGAAGAACTGCAGGCCGGCGGCATCGGCATCAACTCCTTCTCCGTCTCCAGCATCGAAGCCCCCTTCGGTGGCCTCAAGGACAGCGGATACGGCTACGAGGGCGGATACGAAGGCCTCGATGGATACCAGCACCACAAGTACATCAACCACGTCGCGTGA
- a CDS encoding IclR family transcriptional regulator, translating to MSRVTGILEFVARSESSVRLADLVNELDAPRSSVHGLVHGLVSTGYLQATEDGRYTLGNAVRALLINPSAQDQRVRAAMEALHLEFDETVTLVMLAGDCIIYTEAIESSHVVRYTPVLGVRRPLYPTSAGKCYLAYAPEKYREKYLNRHVPAVAKRSQVLEELEKVRVDGYAVNAGETLPDLQAVSAPVFDNERVCAVITVAGPISRFSDKIDEIIRETRDTAARASVGRG from the coding sequence GTGTCACGAGTAACCGGAATTCTGGAATTCGTTGCACGATCCGAGAGCAGTGTCCGGCTCGCGGACCTGGTCAACGAACTCGACGCGCCCCGCTCGTCGGTTCACGGACTTGTGCACGGGCTTGTCTCCACCGGGTACCTGCAAGCCACTGAAGACGGTCGCTACACCTTGGGCAACGCCGTCCGGGCATTGTTGATCAATCCATCCGCCCAGGATCAGCGTGTACGCGCCGCGATGGAAGCACTTCACCTGGAATTCGACGAGACGGTGACATTGGTGATGTTGGCCGGCGACTGTATCATTTATACCGAGGCTATCGAATCCTCGCACGTCGTCCGGTACACTCCCGTCCTCGGAGTGCGACGGCCCCTCTATCCCACCAGTGCGGGGAAATGCTACCTCGCCTACGCGCCGGAAAAATATCGCGAAAAATACCTCAATCGGCACGTTCCCGCCGTCGCCAAACGCTCCCAAGTGCTCGAGGAACTCGAAAAAGTCCGCGTTGACGGCTACGCCGTCAACGCCGGCGAGACCCTTCCCGACCTGCAGGCTGTCTCTGCCCCCGTCTTCGACAACGAACGAGTCTGCGCCGTCATTACCGTCGCCGGACCCATCTCCCGATTCTCTGACAAGATCGACGAGATCATCCGCGAAACCCGCGACACCGCGGCCAGGGCGAGCGTCGGCCGAGGGTAG
- a CDS encoding flavin-containing monooxygenase: MVAAEGKSAVAENRSPAVDVDVVVIGAGFAGLRHLYDLRQHGLSARCFDEAPEIGGVWYWNRYPGARTDSQSWIFAYSFSEELQNDWTWSERYTPQHEIYAYLNHVADRFGLRDQVTLGTRVASARYDDERELWVVTTDSGEEVTTRFVVSATGPLSAAYKPDFKGVDDFRGEWYMTARWPEDGVDLSGKRVAVIGTGASAVQLIPTIAHTAAHVTVFQRTPNYVIPARNATLHENERESIRERYPDIWKRAREQVFGFDLGLAGRTFDDVTSEEMQLILERGWEIGGFHFVFETFDDVFTDERTNEVVSEFIRNKIRTIVKDEATAELLCPKDYPFCGKRPPLGHFYYETFNRDNVSLVDVSQEPISEITETGVKVGEQVHEADVIIFATGFDAATGAITRMDIRGRGGVSIADKWKDGPSTYLGVAVNDFPNFFMILGPHVPFANAPVVIEDASEWIANLIRYMRDRELTVSNASAEASDEWRDTLTGILNDTVVAKGRNNYFLGDNIPGKAHAPLFYLGGVKRYRDALLKESANDYPGFVMS; the protein is encoded by the coding sequence ATGGTCGCTGCCGAAGGCAAGTCCGCAGTCGCGGAAAATCGAAGCCCGGCGGTGGATGTGGATGTGGTCGTGATCGGAGCCGGCTTCGCGGGCTTGCGTCACCTCTATGATCTACGGCAGCACGGCCTTTCGGCCCGATGCTTCGACGAAGCGCCGGAGATCGGGGGCGTGTGGTACTGGAATCGGTACCCGGGTGCCCGGACCGATAGCCAATCGTGGATCTTTGCCTACTCGTTCTCCGAAGAGCTCCAGAACGATTGGACCTGGAGCGAGCGATACACCCCTCAGCACGAGATATACGCCTACCTCAATCACGTCGCCGACAGGTTCGGTCTCCGTGATCAGGTGACACTTGGCACCCGTGTGGCCTCTGCCCGTTACGACGATGAGCGCGAGCTGTGGGTCGTCACCACTGACAGTGGCGAAGAGGTCACCACACGCTTCGTCGTCAGCGCGACCGGACCGCTCTCGGCGGCGTACAAGCCTGATTTCAAAGGGGTCGACGACTTCCGGGGCGAGTGGTACATGACGGCCCGCTGGCCGGAGGATGGCGTCGATCTTTCGGGTAAGCGGGTGGCGGTGATCGGAACCGGCGCGAGCGCCGTCCAGCTCATCCCGACGATTGCTCATACCGCTGCCCACGTGACCGTTTTCCAGCGCACACCCAACTACGTCATACCGGCACGTAATGCGACTCTTCACGAGAACGAGCGTGAGAGTATCCGGGAACGTTATCCCGATATCTGGAAGCGGGCCCGGGAGCAGGTCTTCGGGTTCGACCTCGGCCTGGCCGGGCGGACATTCGATGATGTCACCTCGGAGGAGATGCAACTCATCCTCGAACGGGGATGGGAGATCGGCGGATTCCATTTTGTGTTCGAGACGTTCGATGATGTGTTCACCGACGAGCGCACCAACGAGGTGGTCTCCGAGTTCATCAGGAACAAGATCCGTACCATCGTCAAAGACGAGGCCACTGCTGAATTGTTGTGTCCCAAGGACTACCCGTTCTGCGGGAAGCGTCCGCCCCTCGGGCACTTCTACTACGAGACCTTCAATCGGGACAACGTCTCACTCGTCGACGTGAGTCAGGAGCCGATCTCGGAGATCACCGAGACCGGAGTCAAGGTCGGCGAGCAGGTGCACGAGGCCGACGTGATCATCTTCGCGACCGGATTCGACGCCGCGACCGGCGCGATCACCCGAATGGACATCCGTGGGCGCGGAGGGGTGTCGATCGCGGACAAATGGAAGGACGGTCCTTCCACCTATCTCGGGGTAGCCGTCAACGACTTTCCGAACTTTTTCATGATCTTGGGACCCCACGTGCCGTTCGCGAACGCACCGGTCGTCATCGAGGACGCGTCCGAGTGGATCGCCAACCTCATCAGGTATATGCGCGACCGGGAGCTCACGGTGAGCAACGCGTCGGCAGAGGCGTCGGACGAGTGGCGCGACACCCTGACCGGAATCTTGAATGACACCGTGGTGGCGAAGGGCCGGAACAACTACTTCCTGGGTGACAACATCCCCGGAAAGGCACACGCTCCGCTTTTCTACCTCGGTGGTGTCAAGCGCTATCGCGACGCGCTTCTCAAGGAGTCGGCGAACGACTATCCCGGCTTCGTCATGTCCTGA
- a CDS encoding mycofactocin-coupled SDR family oxidoreductase: MSLKLAGKVALVTGAARGQGRSHAVRLAEEGADIIALDLCDQIDTVHYPLATPEDLRETVAAVEATGRKIVYSQTDVRDADAVNRAVAEGISQLGRLDVIVANAGIAPQSVRESNQYQTFLDTVAVNLTGVYNTVHAGVDQIIEQGEGGSIILTSSTQGLSGRGGNGSGAQDGYTASKHGVLGLMKTWSFWLAPKNIRVNAVAPTGVNTPMVNNDVVQEWLAKDPDAAGVLANQMPIPVIEASDVSSAVAWLASDDARYVTGVALPVDAGFLIK, translated from the coding sequence GTGAGTCTGAAGTTGGCGGGAAAAGTGGCGCTGGTGACCGGCGCTGCACGGGGGCAGGGGCGGAGCCACGCGGTTCGCCTAGCTGAGGAAGGCGCCGACATCATCGCCCTCGATCTGTGCGACCAGATCGACACTGTTCACTATCCGCTAGCCACGCCCGAAGACCTCCGTGAGACCGTGGCGGCAGTGGAAGCGACCGGCCGGAAGATCGTCTACAGCCAGACCGACGTGCGGGATGCGGATGCGGTCAACCGTGCGGTTGCCGAAGGGATCTCTCAGCTCGGTCGGCTCGACGTCATCGTAGCCAACGCTGGCATCGCTCCGCAGTCCGTGCGTGAGAGCAATCAGTATCAGACGTTCCTCGACACCGTCGCGGTCAACCTGACCGGTGTGTACAACACCGTGCACGCCGGCGTTGATCAGATCATCGAGCAGGGTGAAGGCGGCTCGATCATCCTCACCAGTTCAACCCAAGGGCTCAGCGGGCGAGGCGGCAACGGGAGCGGTGCCCAGGACGGGTACACCGCCTCGAAGCACGGCGTCCTCGGTCTCATGAAGACCTGGTCATTCTGGCTCGCGCCGAAGAACATCCGGGTCAACGCGGTGGCACCGACCGGGGTGAACACTCCGATGGTGAACAACGACGTCGTCCAGGAGTGGCTCGCGAAGGACCCGGACGCGGCCGGGGTGCTGGCCAACCAGATGCCGATCCCGGTCATCGAGGCATCGGACGTGAGTAGCGCCGTCGCGTGGCTCGCGTCTGACGACGCGCGGTACGTGACCGGCGTGGCCTTGCCGGTCGACGCCGGCTTCCTCATCAAGTAG